The Juglans microcarpa x Juglans regia isolate MS1-56 chromosome 2D, Jm3101_v1.0, whole genome shotgun sequence DNA window GGCCATCTTCAACAGAAAAAATctgatttctctttttcctttgattggcacaagcatgaaaaaattttgtgttcTTATCACCCATGTTATACCAATTTCTCTTGGCCCTTTGTCTCCACTTTAAATCCTCCTGCTCCAAAAGTTTGCCTACCTCATGTTGCAGCTTAATAATTTCACTACTGTTGTGAGGCCCTTCATCCTCCTGCAATTCCTTAATTCTGGCAGTAATCTGGTTTATGTGTCCACatctttctctatcttttttcCTAAAACCTCGACCAAGTGCTTCACCGCATATCCTCAATAACTTTTGCACCTTTTTCTATTGGTTTACTTGACTGCACCTTTTTAGACCAGGCCCCTTCAACCAAGCTCTTGCACTCCTCATCTTTCAACCAGCTAGCTTCAAACCTGAAGACAAAACCTCTCTTATTTAGCCTTCTTTCACCTTCCACAAAAGACAGCAACATTGGCTTATGGTCAGAACTTCTTGCAACTAAGCCTTCCACCACCACCTCTCTAAACATACCCTCCCATTTTGCACTCATCAAGTAACGATCCAGCCTTTCCTTTGTGAATGTGTGATCTGAGTGTCTGTTACTCCAAGTGAAAAGATTCCCCACATAGCCTACATCATACAACTCATTACTCTCCAAGGCTCCTCTAAATTGTGCCATTTGGTATTCTACCCTCATTTTTCCACCAACTTTTTCACTTTGAGTCAagatctcattaaaatcaccagcAACACACCATGCAATTCCTCTCCCTGGATTCACTCTTGCCAACAACTCCCAAGAGAATCTTCTTTTTGAAGTATCCGGATGCCCATAAAATCCAGTGAACAACTATTCTCTTTTGTCATCCTCCCTAACTTTAGCACTAACATGCCAATGAGAAAAAGATTTAATTTCAATAGCCTCTTCATCTTTCCAGAAAAGAGCTAAACCCTCTTTCCTTCCTATCGGGTCAGTTGCAAAACATCCCTCCATGcccaactttttcttcaatGCCTCCATTCTCCTAACTTTGCTCATAGTCTCAATGAGAAATACAAGCTTGGGTTTCTTTTCCTTAACCAAAAGGCTAAGAtcttgaactgtccgagggttcttAAGCCcccggcagttccaacttaataGACTCATAATTCTTGGCGAGGCTGCTTAACAGCCTCCGCGATTGAAGTTACCATCCATTCGTCCACCTCTTCCCCCTCCCTCCTAACCTTCTTCTCCATTTCACCCCTTAGATCTCCCTTCCCTAAACACTCCACATTTCTTTTTATAGGAGTAGTAGACACAATAACTTCACATTGAGATTTTACACCCCGTGCCTTTCTTTTCCAACTACCCCCCTTTTGATTTTTTGCTCCAGTTTGTTTTACAGGCAACTCCCTCATTGAACCATCCACCTCATGTACCACCATAGAAAACAGGTTTGATCCCTCATTCACTTCCTCTACCCCTCTTCCCTCTCCTCCCTACACTATCTTCAAGACTAAATTCTCATTTCTGCaaacctcaccaccaccctctctcacctcatttttcattttctttccctcTCCATAGCCCTCACCATCACCATCCACACTTGTACCACCTCTTGGAATTTCCCCTTATTCCTCTTCACTAGTTTGAGTTTTTGATTCCCCTTTCCTCTCAAAATTCCTTCGAATACCTCCTTGTGCTCTCAACTAGGAACCAAACTGAAAAGTTTCATCCACACCATCAGATTCCTGTTTGTCGCATCCCTCCTTATCATGTGAGATGCAGCCACATTTAAAGCAAATCTTGGgtagtttttcatatttaaaaggaaTCCATATGCTCTTGCCATCAAAATTGATTGTTCTTCCCCTCGCAATAGGCTTCCTCAGATCACATTCCACTTTCACCCTAAGACATCTTCCCCATGCTACATTACTCTCATTTGCGTCCACCTCCACAACTCTCCCTATCGAATTACCAATCTGCTCAGCTATTCTGCGATTCATTCCTCCCAGTGGAATATTAAACATCTGGATCTAGAAACTCTCACTATCAAAATCCAGCATATGTGATTGCGTCCTTCCATTGAACAACTTCAGTACCAAGAGAGAATTATCAAAAAGCCAGGGACCTCCCTCTAGTACTCCATCTCTATCTCTTCTGCTTGCAAAAGTTATCACAAAACAGTTCCTTCCAATCTCATGGAATTCTACTGTTTTCCTCACCTGCCACACCTTATCCATCATCGATCTAACAAGTTCCTTTCCAATCATCCTCTCAGAGCAGATATTCCCTACCAgacttctttctccttttgttttgaGTTCTTTCACTTCTTCTGAGTTAATCACTACAGGGCTCTTCTCTTCCTCATTACGCTTCAATCGCTCCCACCTCTCTGACACTCCCTCCATTTCCTCCCACTCCCGACCACCGTGGTGATCGGAATGTCCTCTTCCCTACTTCCGCAAGAGTAGTAGTAGGGTAACCTGCTTCACCTCCCTCGCCTATGGGAGACGCTTGAGAGAAGAATTTGATTGATTCAAAGAACCTCGACTGTTTGATTGCAAGTCACCTCCTACTTTgatctatatatcatatatttagtaagagaaaaaataaataaaaaaaatgtgatgtgtgaTATATGATGTGTggaaataatgaatataatttttcttaaattttaggatCGGACTTACATTTGTATTGTTACGCAAATAAAAGTTATTAACTATAAATAGCAATGTTAAAAGACAAAGCTTTCCATGACCCAGTTAGttaattttccctttttttgtttttatttatcgACTCGCAAGTCTGCTAGTCTACTGCTGATTGCTGGCTGCTGATGCACGCTTCATCTACTTCCTCCATTTCTGGGCTTccatttctctttcttcctccgTTTCTGGCGTTCCATGCCAAGTGCCAACCCACTCCACACATGAAACCCCAGATGAGAAACCTTaatctctttctcttcctcctcttatCTCTTCACTTCATCTCAGTCCTCTcctggaagaaagaagaattcAGAAACTGCAACCAGACCCCCTTCTGCAAACGCGCCAGGGCCCGCAAGCCTGGCTACTGCTCCCTCCTCGCCCGTCACGTCATCATCTCCGATGGTGACGTCACTGCCAAACTCCTCCCCAAGAATCATGAAACCTCGGAAGACCACCACGAAATCAACCCCTTGCTTCTCACTCTCTCCCTGTACCAGGACGGCGTCCTGCGTCTCAAGATTGACGAGGACCCCTCCCTCGGTCCACCCAAGAAGCGTTTTGAGGTCCCCGATGTGATCGTCCCCGAATTCTCAAACAACAAACTCTGGCTCCAGAGGATCTCCACGGAGACCATTGACGGCGATACGAGGCCATCTTCGATCGTGCACTTAGCGGACGGCTACGAGGCTGTTCTCCGGCACGATCCTTTTGAGGTTTACGTGCGAGAGAAGGGCAGTGGTAATCGCGTGATATCCCTGAACTCACATGGCTTGTTTGACTTCGAGCAATTGACTGCCAAGGGAGAAGGTGAGGAGTGGGAAGAGAGTTTTCGAGAAAACACAGACACGAGGCCGTACGGCCCGCAGTCGATTAGCTTCGACGTGTCGTTTTACGCCGCGGATTTTGTATACGGGATTCCTGAGCATGCTACAAGCCTCGCTCTCAAGCCCACCAGAGGCCCCGGAGTGGAGTATTCCGAACCCTACAGGTTGTTTAACTTAGATGTGTTCGAGTACATTCACGATTCGCCTTTTGGGATTTACGGGTCTATTCCGTTCATGATTTCGCACGGGAAGTCTAG harbors:
- the LOC121249253 gene encoding uncharacterized protein LOC121249253 yields the protein MAQFRGALESNELYDVGYVGNLFTWSNRHSDHTFTKERLDRYLMSAKWEGMFREVVVEGLVARSSDHKPMLLSFVEGERRLNKRGFVFRFEASWLKDEECKSLVEGAWSKKVQSSKPIEKGAKVIEDMR